The Pleuronectes platessa chromosome 10, fPlePla1.1, whole genome shotgun sequence genome contains a region encoding:
- the setd2 gene encoding histone-lysine N-methyltransferase SETD2 isoform X1, which yields MGEPCDLKHFVKEEGSGASVKVEGLSKAALIKSLSPRVMLSNHFLPKGTKTKVNLEDQSRQKVSFSFAQIKKPLNSLFFIPTSPEKLAAELPTASDKGEQSTDSTTEQKQIPMEPTSIEEMPQTPVSPAPKPDLAKMHFKKQILSVTVNEENSEPVMPEEQHLPETQVLEKLASETEFPPPQPQNIVNVCPSENPHIEASETRATLSPKKPSASSGKDAETSSSTEQDNKVNKRKTRSQSDNAPPGSESDGDSVQMSSSRISVDSKSKTNCDSRSKEVKKSSSGSYVEEKERSSLKRPENHERSSSYSKSDRDSRHTSSRSARSDKDRRRSRSRSRSRGSRTSSSHSRSERSRGDRGSRPERSYYHDSDRRSHRSSPRRDRRSPRSRTDRTQESSDSEDDHRKMRTRTSDSSRSSGHSSSQKDLKSSSYSKLEKVYKAVDSPHSSEMDKRTQSSRSERTSKRLSDSDSQRRCSPDPDSSYRKSSSHHKAETNSKSSSNSLHTNSQNYEKCQKSSSSDSDADHKGKSQASDKSSSSDEKSKNSLKKTSWPDSKQITPSRSSVKTPGHDRQSEDILQSSGKAPSCAATTDICSQVKKENSSHMEGSEHTSQDVKERVSCTEKHLQDSSPKSAKETKPDLEVENNNISAINSCESLKYLNAALENLTPVNDSLSSNNGPQVDSAAAFLGSSCGNGSVVCSQDTEVMDCSSGPQSLPCTADIPIAHDVQPEAEAVEFNKVDEQSDSSVLLKQELSCLESENQMTCGQQSMDTVKKNSATKKSRWDIVGQDTSESDNFQRTVGAESKPTVKKVISVKNIEFSKDGNQQDLGVKDNIQQEAETHSTSVKQTKISKQEVGSGNASVTGKNKDQSEPSQASTSIDHCDLKLRDERLRGNDTSQVDAAAKIKSWNGNDPDEQSKDSDPKCKMTKRTSLHQDAPGGLSEASDSDNSEYDSDCGEAIKRLHSVVVVPKNSSLTMDAQDAGASGSPMNISDLHNDHIAPDVNMHEVPNQVRLQQSQGSLPSLFGENSGPSAGANDSTSSRVWCLSQSNMIDSTSQSEGSSTVSALPYTAGHISAHGSATDSAHSLDTSRHCEPVQIQPVVGDHMYAHINEKSGLVCWGSSQSEQPSSTYQQPDSSHEPQLLNTKLTGSFPMEQEHRQSAVAWNHQSPNMQTCRKLYLGAHEHYHDPAGEIHPDSLTYDPDEYSGDKSSNLRIPVVEWSGPNATGSSSFVQGHEISSNSRGSVVPDPPREDNFRPHRSRGPPKKRRPEIESDSDNEAEAGPAGKRERHGDEDPPKETPLKAEVLRPSFMLQDFRDSNKWRDQSRSKKMPPYFDLIEENMYLTERKKSKSHRDIKRMQCECPILPREERSRGAMACGEDCLNRLLMIECSSRCLNGGYCSNRRFQKRQHADFEVILTEDKGWGLRAAKDLIPNTFVLEYCGEVLDHKEFKTRVKEYARMKNIHYYFMSLKNNEIIDATLKGNCSRFMNHSCEPNCETQKWTVNGQLRVGFFTTKAVPAGTELTFDYQFQRYGKEAQKCFCGAPSCRGFLGGENRVSVRAAGGKMKKDRSRKSALTTVDEELEALLENGEGLYDEKQVVSLCRLMVRVETMEQKLICLKLIQDTQNPSCLKQFLDHHGLSLLWIFMVELSEAKGNSANNIKLQLEIMKTLGVLPISTKNMLEESRVLTFIQRWAQTKSLLHPAEMDGYSSENTSRAQTPLNTPDGSSTKTGPELDADATKPAVFRRLKIISENSLDSALSDASKASDGKEEDDDDDDEEEDESSQAGLPERKQLKADPVFEAADPTKDATEETETEVKEEKEEEAAMSSSSQDQSQIEEVNEDGEELDLEKQDIEMKEDTSEIQKEELQTESKETSEEQEHVVEQTSLAVTEKAELESDQSAVKIPEPESPPITTEVTDLPSEQPLEQMEPQTETQEADKPLSNDAQPGESTTDALPSAELPEATIPSEVTAAPVDPSVIGTPSQDEEEGVSDVESERSQEPPLTAVDICGMATRLLESWKDLKEVYRIPKKSQVEKEANDRSRDRDTALTPRTPSASREREREREKERERDRERDYDRDRDRDRDRDRDRDRDRDWDRDRDRERDRERDRDRDRASDKTPRSSERRRRRSASPPPPSYERSSRRTEERFDPSNVNKTPRGVGGKERNKLSTEERRKLFEQEVAQREAQKQQQQQQQQQQQQQQLQQQQLQQQQQLQQQQLQQQQQQLQVQQQQPLQTMAYDPTLVYASSPGFIHYPPGYPIQTFVDPTNPNAGKVLLPTPPVEPGLNYEEDPPQLLVSELGLTSPSSTSQATPVSNLTQHITTANLTTGTPQQYALPTVATQDGGVAVLSLPVPAPPQVQSQQSYTTLWDPTTQQAVTVQTQPAQQYATAPAQAQTQTAIYYQGQPCQTIYSIPSAYPQANTPVIQAYTEPTTSYLHGQSVYPAHPQGVVVQQGGTVTTIVTSQTVQQEMIVPNNVIDLPPPSPPKPKTIVLPPTWKVARDPEGKIYYYHIATRQTQWDPPTWDGSSDNTSVDHESEMDLGTPTYDENPSKFSTKTAEADTSSELAKKSKETFRKEMSMFIVQCLNPFRKPDCKLGRIVNTEDFKHLARKLTHGVMNKELKACTNPEDLECNENVKHKTKEYIKKYMQRFGPVYRPKEDTEVC from the exons ATGGGGGAACCGTGCGACCTCAAGCACTTCGTAAA agaggaggggagtggGGCCTCG GTAAAGGTTGAGGGTCTATCCAAGGCAGCTCTAATCAAAAGCCTGTCTCCCAGAGTGATGCTGTCCAACCATTTCTTGCCTAAGGGGACCAAGACAAAGGTCAACCTAGAGGATCAGAGTCGCCAGAAAGTGTCCTTCAGCTTCGCGCAGATCAAGAAGCCACTGAACAGCCTGTTCTTCATTCCTACCAGCCCTGAAAAGTTGGCCGCCGAACTCCCGACTGCTTCAGACAAAGGAGAGCAGAGTACAGACAGCACAACTGAACAAAAGCAGATACCCATGGAGCCAACATCAATAGAAGAGATGCCTCAAACACCAGTCTCTCCAGCCCCTAAACCGGACTTAGCAAAGATGCATTTCAAGAAGCAAATTCTCAGTGTCACTGTGAACGAAGAGAATTCGGAACCGGTTATGCCAGAGGAGCAGCACTTACCAGAAACACAGGTTTTGGAAAAGTTAGCAAGTGAGACTGAATTCCCACCACCCCAGCCTCAGAATATCGTCAATGTGTGCCCGTCTGAGAATCCTCACATTGAAGCTTCTGAGACACGGGCAACCTTGAGCCCCAAGAAGCCTTCTGCTTCCTCAGGAAAAGATGCAGAGACTTCTAGCAGTACTGAGCAGGATAATAAggtaaacaaaaggaaaaccaGGTCCCAGTCCGACAATGCTCCCCCTGGCTCAGAATCTGATGGAGATTCAGTTCAGATGTCTTCCAGTCGCATTTCTGTTGACTccaaaagtaaaacaaactgTGACAGCAGAAGCAAAGAGGTAAAAAAGTCTTCCTCTGGTTCATACGttgaggaaaaggaaagaagtTCTTTGAAGCGCCCAGAGAATCATGAAAGGTCCTCAAGTTACTCCAAATCAGACCGTGATTCGAGACATACATCATCACGATCAGCTCGATCGGACAAAGATCGCAGGAGGTCTAGGTCACGGTCTCGATCACGAGGATCTCGAACTAGTTCATCTCACTCAAGATCAGAGAggtccagaggagacagaggatcGCGCCCTGAGAGATCATACTATCACGATTCGGACCGGCGATCACACAGGAGTTCTCCCCGCAGAGACAGAAGAAGCCCTCGTTCTCGCACTGACAGAACTCAAGAAAGCTCTGACTCCGAGGACGACCACAGGAAGATGAGGACAAGGACTAGTGACTCGAGTAGATCGTCTGGTCATTCAAGCTCACAGAAAGATTTAAAATCATCTTCCTACTCAAAATTGGAGAAAGTCTACAAAGCTGTCGATTCTCCTCACTCTTCAGAGATGGATAAAAGAACACAATCCTCAAGGTCTGAAAGGACTTCAAAGCGCTTATCCGACTCTGATTCCCAGCGCAGGTGCTCTCCTGATCCGGACTCCAGTTACCGTAAATCTAGCAGCCATCACAAGGCAGAGACCAACAGCAAGTCTTCATCTAACAGTCTGCATACCAACTCTCAAAATTacgaaaaatgtcaaaaaagcaGCTCCAGTGACTCTGATGCGGATCATAAGGGAAAATCACAAGCCTCTGACAAAAGCTCCAGTTCTGATGAGAAAAGTAAGAACTCCCTAAAGAAAACTAGTTGGCCAGATTCCAAACAAATAACACCCTCTAGATCGTCCGTGAAAACCCCTGGACATGATAGACAATCAGAAGACATCCTTCAGAGCTCTGGCAAAGCACCGTCATGTGCAGCCACcacagacatttgttctcaagttaaaaaagaaaattcttcCCATATGGAAGGAAGTGAACACACTAGTCAGGACGTCAAGGAGAGGGTTTCATGTACTGAAAAGCATTTACAAGATTCATCACCCAAAAGCGCAAAAGAAACTAAACCAGATCTTGAAGTGGAGAATAATAATATCTCAGCTATAAACTCATGTGAAAGCCTGAAGTATCTAAATGCTGCCCTGGAAAACTTGACCCCCGTGAATGATAGCCTTTCTTCTAACAATGGACCACAGGTGGACTCTGCTGCAGCGTTCTTAGGGTCAAGCTGTGGTAATGGCAGTGTAGTGTGCAGCCAGGACACAGAAGTAATGGACTGTTCATCAGGGCCACAGTCCTTACCCTGTACAGCGGATATACCTATTGCACATGATGTCCAGCCTGAAGCAGAGGCTGTTGAGTTTAATAAGGTCGATGAGCAGTCTGACTCGAGcgtcctcctcaaacaggagTTGTCATGTCTAGAATCTGAGAACCAGATGACGTGTGGACAGCAAAGTATGGACACTGTTAAAAAGAACAGCGCAACTAAAAAGTCCCGGTGGGATATTGTGGGGCAGGACACCTCAGAGAGTGATAACTTTCAGAGGACCGTCGGTGCAGAGAGTAAACCAACTGTGAAAAAAGTCATCTCTGTCAAAAATATTGAGTTTTCTAAAGACGGTAACCAACAAGACCTTGGGGTTAAAGATAATATTCAACAGGAAGCTGAAACACATTCCACATCGGTAAAGCAGACTAAGATCTCTAAGCAGGAGGTTGGCTCAGGCAACGCATCAGTGACCGGTAAAAACAAAGACCAAAGTGAGCCTTCACAAGCCAGCACCAGCATTGACCACTGTGACTTAAAACTGAGAGACGAGCGTCTGCGGGGAAATGATACATCCCAGGTTGATGCAGCTGCGAAGATAAAGAGCTGGAACGGAAACGATCCTGATGAGCAGTCGAAGGATAGTGATccaaaatgcaaaatgactaAGAGAACATCACTTCATCAGGATGCACCGGGAGGACTGAGTGAGGCCAGTGACAGCGACAACTCGGAGTATGACTCCGATTGTGGCGAGGCCATAAAACGATTGCACTCAGTGGTGGTCGTGCCAAAGAACTCTTCCCTAACAATGGATGCACAGGACGCAGGAGCATCTGGCAGTCCTATGAATATTTCAGACCTGCACAATGATCATATAGCACCTGATGTGAATATGCACGAAGTCCCAAACCAAGTCCGCTTACAACAAAGCCAGGGGAGTCTTCCTTCTCTGTTTGGTGAAAACAGCGGTCCATCTGCTGGTGCAAATGATTCAACCAGCAGCCGTGTGTGGTGCCTGTCCCAGAGCAATATGATTGACAGCACCAGTCAGTCTGAGGGGTCCAGCACCGTCAGCGCCCTGCCTTACACTGCTGGTCATATCAGTGCCCATGGAAGTGCCACAGATTCTGCCCACAGCCTTGATACTTCCAGACATTGCGAGCCAGTGCAGATACAGCCTGTTGTAGGCGATCATATGTACGCCCATATAAATGAAAAGAGTGGACTCGTATGTTGGGGTTCTTCGCAATCAGAGCAGCCAAGTAGTACATACCAGCAACCTGATAGCAGTCATGAGCCACAGCTACTGAACACTAAATTGACAGGAAGCTTTCCTATGGAACAGGAACACAGGCAGAGCGCTGTCGCCTGGAACCATCAGTCTCCAAACATGCAAACTTGCAGAAAACTCTACCTCGGTGCACATGAACATTATCACGATCCTGCAGGTGAAATCCATCCCGATTCCCTAACTTATGACCCCGACGAGTACAGCGGGGATAAATCATCCAATCTTAGAATACCAGTTGTTGAATGGAGTGGACCCAACGCCACAGGGTCATCAAGCTTTGTACAGGGTCATGAAATAAGTAGCAATAGCAGAGGCTCTGTTGTGCCCGATCCCCCGAGAGAAGACAACTTCAGGCCCCACAGGAGTCGAGGGCCTCCCAAGAAAAGGCGTCCGGAGATTGAGTCCGATTCGGACAACGAGGCAGAGGCGGGGCCTGCAGGCAAAAGGGAGCGTCATGGAGACGAAGACCCCCCGAAGGAAACTCCCTTGAAAGCTGAGGTGCTCCGTCCATCATTCATGCTGCAGGACTTTCGAGATTCCAATAAATGGAGAGATCAATCCAGGTCTAAAAAGATGCCCCCATACTTTGACTTGATTGAGGAGAACATGTACTTGACTGAGAG AAAGAAGAGCAAATCTCATCGCGATATCAAGAGGATGCAGTGTGAGTGCCCAATTTTGCCGAGAGAGGAGCGCTCGAGGGGAGCCATGGCATGTGGGGAAGACTGTTTGAACCGGCTGCTGATGATTGAGTG ctcaTCTCGGTGCCTGAATGGAGGCTACTGCTCTAATCGACGCTTTCAGAAGAGACAACATGCAGACTTTGAGGTTATCCTCACTGAAGACAAAGGCTGGGGACTGCGGGCAGCCAAAGATTTGATTCC AAACACCTTTGTACTGGAATACTGTGGTGAGGTGTTGGACCACAAGGAGTTTAAAACAAGAGTGAAAGAATACGCTCGCATGAAGAACATCCATTACTACTTCATGTCTCTAAAAAATAACGAG ATCATTGATGCAACATTGAAGGGTAACTGCTCTCGGTTTATGAACCATAGCTGCGAACCGAACTGTGAGACCCAAAAG TGGACTGTTAATGGTCAACTTAGAGTCGGGTTCTTCACCACCAAGGCTGTCCCTGCAGGAACTGAGCTGACATTTGATTATCAGTTCCAGAGATACGG CAAAGAGGCACAGAAATGCTTCTGTGGAGCACCCAGCTGCAGAGGCTTCCTGGGCGGAGAGAACAGAGTTAGCGTTCGAGCAGCTGGCGGGAAGATGAAGAAAGACCGCAGTCGAAAGAGTGCGCTCACCACG GTggatgaggagctggaggcgtTACTGGAGAACGGAGAAGGCCTGTATGATGAGAAACAGGTGGTGTCTCTCTGCAGACTAATGGTCCGAGTGGAAACCATGGAGCAGAAACTCATCTGTCTCAAGCTCATCCAA GATACTCAAAACCCATCATGCCTGAAGCAGTTCTTGGACCATCATGGATTGTCTTTGCTGTGGATCTTCATGGTGGAGCTTTCTGAAGCTAAAGGCAACAGTGCCAATAACATCAAGCTGCAGTTAGAG ATTATGAAGACCCTTGGTGTGCTTCCCATCTCAACTAAAAACATGTTAGAGGAGAGCAGAGTCCTGACCTTCATTCAGCGATGGGCCCAGACAAAAAGTCTCCTTCACCCTGCGGAGATGGATGGCTACTCCAGTGAGAACACCTCCCGTGCTCAAACACCCCTCAACACTCCCGATGGGTCCTCCACCAAAACGGGACCAGAGTTGGACGCTGACGCCACCAAACCTGCTGTGTTCCGCCGCCTTAAAATCATCAGTGAAAACAGTCTGGACAGTGCACTCTCTGACGCCAGCAAAGCTTCTGAtgggaaggaggaggatgacgatgacgacgatgaggaagaagatgaatcCTCGCAAGCAGGACTTCCTGAAAGGAAACAGTTAAAGGCAGACCCAGTGTTTGAAGCTGCAGATCCAACAAAAGATGCAACggaggagacagagacggaggtcaaagaggagaaagaggaagaggcagcAATGAGTTCAAGCAGCCAGGACCAATCTCAAATTGAGGAGGTAaatgaagatggagaagagttgGATTTGGAGAAGCAGGACATTGAGATGAAAGAGGACACAAGTGAGATTCAGAAGGAGGAACTTCAGACAGAGTCAAAGGAGACTAGTGAGGAACAGGAACATGTGGTGGAGCAGACAAGTCTGGCAGTGACAGAAAAGGCTGAACTTGAAAGTGACCAGTCCGCCGTAAAAATTCCTGAGCCAGAAAGTCCTCCCATCACAACAGAAGTTACTGATCTCCCATCTGAGCAGCCTTTAGAGCAGATGGaacctcagacagagacacaagaggCTGACAAACCTCTTAGCAATGACGCTCAACCTGGTGAATCTACCACTGATGCTCTCCCAAGCGCTGAGCTCCCAGAAGCCACGATACCCTCTGAGGTCACAGCAGCCCCCGTGGACCCATCAGTGATAGGAACTCCttctcaggatgaagaggaaggtgtCTCGGATGTAGAGAGTGAGCGAAGTCAAGAACCACCCCTCACTGCTGTGGATATTTGCGGCATGGCTACCAGGCTTCTGGAGAGCTGGAAGGATCTAAAG GAGGTGTACAGAATACCAAAGAAGAGTCAGGTGGAAAAGGAGGCAAATG ATCGTAGCCGGGATCGAGACACAGCGTTGACACCGCGCACCCCCTCTGCTAGCCGAGAACGTGAAAGGGagcgggagaaggagagagaacgcgacagagagagagattatgaCCGAGACAGAGATCGAGACAGAGATCGAGACCGTGACAGAGATCGAGATCGAGATTGGGACAGGGATCGTGATCGTGAGCGTGATCGAGAGCGTGATCGGGACCGTGATCGAGCCTCTGACAAAACTCCCCGAAGCTctgagagacggaggagacgctCGGCATCTCCACCCCCCCCATCCTACGAAAGAAGCAGCAGGCGCACTGAGGAACG GTTTGATCCATCAAACGTTAACAAGACACCCAGGGGAGTTGGTGGCAAGGAGCGCAACAAGTTGTCCACAGAGGAACGTAGAAAACTGTTTGAGCAGGAGGTTGCTCAGCGGGaagcccagaaacaacaacaacaacaacaacaacaacaacagcagcagcagcagttgcagcagcagcagctgcagcagcagcagcagttgcagcagcagcagttgcagcagcagcagcagcagctgcaggtgcagcagcagcagccgcttcAGACTATGGCTTATGACCCTACTCTGGTTTATGCCTCTAGCCCTGGCTTCATTCACTACCCTCCTGGATATCCCATCCAGACCTTTGTGGATCCCACCAACCCCAACGCAGGCAAGGTACTGCTCCCTACCCCTCCAGTCGAACCCGGCCTGAACTATGAAGAGGACCCTCCTCAGCTTCTTGTCTCAGAGCTGGGTCTTacctctccatcctccacctccCAAGCCACTCCAGTCTCAAATCTCACTCAGCACATCACCACCGCCAACCTCACCACTGGAACCCCCCAGCAGTATGCCCTGCCAACTGTAGCAACCCAGGATGGAGGTGTAGCTGTCCTCTCTCTACCAGTCCCGGCACCCCCTCAAGTGCAGAGCCAGCAGAGCTACACTACTCTTTGGGACCCCACCACTCAGCAAGCAGTGACCGTGCAGACCCAGCCAGCACAGCAGTATGCCACAGCTCCTGCACAGGCCCAGACACAGACAGCTATCTATTACCAGGGCCAGCCATGCCAAACCATCTACAGCATCCCCAGCGCCTACCCACAGGCTAACACTCCAGTCATACAG gcGTACACTGAACCCACAACCAGCTACCTTCATGGCCAGTCCGTGTATCCTGCCCATCCACAGGGAGTGGTGGTGCAGCAGGGAGGCACCGTCACCACCATCGTTACATCCCAAACTGTGCAGCAG GAAATGATTGTACCCAACAATGTGATAGATCTTCCTCCACCCTCTCCCCCCAAACCCAAAACTATCGTCCTACCTCCCACCTGGAAAGTGGCCCGGGACCCTGAAGGAAAGATCTACTACTACCACATTGCCACAAG GCAAACACAGTGGGACCCTCCGACCTGGGACGGCAGTAGCGACAACACTAGCGTGGACCATGAATCTGAGATGGACCTGGGAACTCCGACCTACGACGAGAATCCTTCCAAG TTCTCCACAAAGACGGCTGAAGCTGACACTTCGAGTGAACTGGCTAAAAAGAGTAAAGAGACATTTCGCAAAGAG ATGTCCATGTTCATCGTGCAGTGTTTAAATCCCTTTCGGAAGCCGGACTGCAAATTGGGACGCATCGTTAACACGGAAGACTTCAAACACCTGGCGAGAAAG CTAACTCACGGAGTTATGAATAAAGAGCTGAAAGCTTGCACCAACCCTGAGGACCTTGAGTGTAACGAGAATGTGAAGCACAAGACCAAGGAGTACATCAAGAAGTACATGCAGAGGTTCGGCCCTGTGTACAGGCCCAAGGAGGACACAGAGGTGTGCTAG